From the Malassezia vespertilionis chromosome 5, complete sequence genome, the window CCGGCATACAGCTACTCTCGCTCCCCGAGCAGCAACTGTgctctgcgctgcacatcctCCCCCAGCCGTACCTCATGCTGAAAACAGCGCTGCTTACCTACAGCTTTGCCCACAACAAGGCGCTCACGCTCGAGTACTGCCAGCGGATCAGCCCCATTTCCCCGCGAAaactgcagcgcttgtACGACTTTTTTCTGCACCACGGCTACTTGCATGCTGTaaaaagcgcgcacgaCTGGCCGCAAGAAACCCCGCACTCGTTCACGCCCAtgttgcgcacgtcgccgagcgcgacaccGACCGAAGCGTCTGATACCCCAACCAAGCGTAGCCTATAGATCCTATGCTGGTGTTACTCCACAAACTTTCTTGCATTCTCAAACATCCGGAACCAAGGCGCATGCCCGTTCCACTTGTGTGCTTCGGACGGCGCCCAGGAGAGCGCTTCGGAGGCAATTGCACGCTCGGGATGGGGCATGACCATCAGGACGCGGCCATCGAGCGCAGTGATGGCGGCAATGTTGCCCGTCGAGCCATTAGGGTTGAGTGGATAGTGCTTGTCAGTGTAGCGCATCGCCACCAGCCCGTCTCGCTCGCACTGCTGGTACGCTGCCTCCGAGTCGAACGTCGTGCGGCCGTCGCCATGCGCGACGGGAATCGGCATCGTACTTCCTTGCATGCCCTGGAAAAAGATGCATTTGGAGGGGGAAATCTCGACTTGGGTGAAGCGCGCTTCGAATCGGCCGCTCTCGTTGGGCGAGAACTTGGGCAGGTGGCGCCCTGCGCCGGAACACAGCCCTTCGCGGGCAAGGACCGAGAGCATTTGGCAGCCGTTGCAGACGCCCAGCGCAAACGTCTTGGGGCGCTGGAAAAACGCCTCGAACTCGGCGCGGATCTTGTCGGAGAAGAGAATGCTGTTGGCCCAGCCGCGGCCAGCGCCAAGGACATCGCCGTAGGAAAAGCcaccggcggcggcaaagcCAACGAAAGCGTCGAGATGCACGCGCCCGCTGAGCAAATCGGTCATGTGCACGTCGATGGTGCAGAACCCGGCTCGGGCAAACGCATATGCCATCTCGGTCTGGCCATTCACGCCCTCTTCGCGGAGGATCGCGACGCGGGGCTGAGAAAACCTGgggcgctcgagcgccagGGGTAGCACATTATCGCCCGGCGTAAAGGTAAGGTCGTagtgcagcgtcgctttGCCGCCCGGCTGTTCCTGAATCAGGGCATACTCCTCCTTGGAGAGCTCGGGGTTATCGCGCAAAGATTGCATCTTGTACGAAACGCCCGCCCATGCCTGctgcaaagctgcgcgcgagttCTCGTAGAGTGTCGCGCCGTGCGACACGATCCGGACCGTGTCGTCGGGGTGTGCGTGAACGGTGCCAATGACATGCAGTGCACTCACAGGCACGCCAAACGTACTGAGCAGCATTTGGATCGCGCGCATGTCTGATTCCTGGACTtggagcaccgcgccgagctcctcgTTAAAAAGGGCGGCAGTAGGGTGCGTCCCGGGCTTGTGCAGTGCAGAGATGTCCATCGTGACACCGACGCGGCCGGCAAATGCCATTTCCAGCACGGTGGCAAGCAAACCACCGTCGGAGCGGTCGTGGTAGGCATGCACGAGCCCAGGGACGTCGCGCTTCCCGATCTGCAGCTCTTTGAGCGTGGACATGCTGTGGAAAAAGGCGCGGAGAAGGTCGGCATCTTCCACATCCGGCGCCTCGCTGCCGAGCTGTTCGTAGACTTGCGCCAGTGCCGAgccgccgaggcgctgcttgccatTGGCCAGGTCGATAAAGAGCAGGACGCTCTTCTTTGGGAGCTGACGCAGCTCTGGCGTCCAGACATTGGACACGTCCTTGACAGGAGCAAACGCAGTGATGATGGGACTCACTGGCGCCGTGACTTGACGGCGTTCGCCGTCCTGCGTCCAGGACAAGCCCATGCTCATGCTGTCTTTTCCAACAGGGATCGACAAATTCAGCGCGGGGCAGAGGCCGAGACCGATGGCCTGGACGGCGTCGTAGAGCACCGCACCGTCGTGCTCGTAGCCTGCAGAACACATCCAGTTAGCACTGAGCTTGACTTGGTCTAGAGTCtcgatgcacgcagcggcgaggTTCGTCAGCGACTCGCCCACGGCCATGCGCgcagatgctgcgccgctcaaaAGAGACAGCGGCGTACGCTCGCCCGTGGCCATGGCCTCGCCACTCTTTACCTCAAAGCCTGGCTCACTGCGCGTCACTGCAACGTCGGCAACGGGCACTTGCCATGGCCCGACCATTTGGTCGCGAGCGACCAAGCCAGTGACGCAGCGGTCGCCGATCGTGATGAGAAACGACTTGGATGCGACCGACGGGAGGTGTAAGACGCGGTCAATCGCATCCGTGAGCCTTGCACGGTCGTCGCCGCGGACGTAGGACTGGAGCGAGCAGTCAATCGGAACAAGATTGCGCTTCACGTGTGTGCTTGCTTGCTTGATCTTGGGCACCTTGCCAAACAGCGTCGACATGGGCAAATCAATCGGCACGGAGTTGGTGTGGCGGTCGGTGACGACTAGCACCGGCTCTTTGGTCGCGTGGCCAACGACGCCAAAAGGGCACCGCTCACGCTCGGCGATGGCGCGGAATGCTTCGAGGTTGTGGGGATGTACTGCCAAGACGTAGCGCTCCTGGCTCTCGTTGCACCAGATGGCCAGCGGACTCAAGCTCGAGTTGCCGagcggcacgtcgcggatctcgcacgtcgcgccgaGGCCTGCATCGTGGACAATCTCGGGGAGCGCATTGCTGAGGCCGCCGGCGCCCACGTCGTGGATGCTCACTATGGGGTTCTCGTcgcctgtgcagcacgcATCAATCACTTCCTGGCaccggcgctgcatctcgGGGTTCTCGCGCGAGACACTGACGAAATCCAGGAGCGCACGGTCAGAGCCGCCGCCGGCTATGGAGGACGaagtgccgccgccgaggccAATCAAGTATCCAGGACCGCCCAAAAcaaggagcgcgtcgccggGCTGGATCTGGCCTTTGTGAATGTATTTCGGGCGCACGTTGCCGAGGCCGCCGGCAAGCATGATCGGCTTGTGGTAGCcacgcagctcgtcgccgtgctcggTTGGGACGCGCTGGCAAAACGTGCGCCAAAATCCAGTGAGGGCGGGGCGGCCAAACTCGTTGTTGAAGTTGGCCGCGCCAATGGGCGCTTGGAGCATGATGGAAAGGGGGCTGGCAATGTGGAAGGGCTGGCCAACGTCGCGCTCCCacggctgcagcgcgccgggaATGTGCAGATTGGAGGTCATGAAGCCTGCCAGGCCAGCCTTGGGCTTGGAGCCGCGGCCGACGGCACCCTCGTCGCGGATCTCGCCGCCAGAGCCTGTGGCGGCGCCGGGGTAGGGCGAGATTGCGGTGGGGTGGTTGTGCGTCTCGACCTTGGCAAGGATCGGCAAGTCTTCCTGGAGGCCTACAAAGACATTGCGAAGGCAAACATTCTCGCCGACGTCCAAGGCGTCTGGGTTTGCGCCGAAGCGGATGCCTCGCGAGCCTTCGAGCACCGCAGCATTGTCAGAGTATGCGCTCAGCGTGTGTGCGGGCGTCTTTTTGTGTGTGTTGCGGATCATGTCAAAGAGGGTGTGGGGCATGATTTTGCCATCCAAGGTCCAGTCCGCATTGAAAATCTTGTGGCGGCAGTGTTCCGAGTTGACTTGGGCAAACATGAAAAGCTCGACATCCGTGGGGTTGCGgttcagcggcgcgtctttttcggtgccgcgcacaaAGGCATCGACCAAGTATTCGATCTCGTCAggagcaagcgcaaggccaaACTTGACATTGGCGTCTTCCAaacgcgcacgcgcggtgTCCCAACTGTGCTCGTCGGCAGCATCCGCAGCAAAGTCGACGGTGCGCAGTGTGCCAGGCTCTCCGGCATAAAATAGCGCTTCGTATCGTTCGCTGGTTGGCGTCATGGCAACAGTTTGCGTCATGCGGTCGTGCAAAACGTCCTTAACCTGCTCAAGCTCGTTGTCCGAGAGCGGCGAGCTCAAGTTCAGGTCAATTGCAACCGCACGCTCAAGGCGCTTTACCTTGTCGCCCATGCcgcagatgcgcgcaatgttGGTCGCTTTGGACGACCAGGGCGTAAAGTTGCCGGGGCGCGGCTCGACAAAGAGCACAAAAGCGGTGGTGTCGGGCTTTCCTTGCACCGCTTCTCCcacgatgcggcgcgtgtcGGAAAGCTCAATGTGGTCGCCATAGTCAAGCAGTGTGTCTAGCTTCTTgcgtgtcgcgctgcttggatCTTTGAGCTCGGCGAGTGCTGCTGGCGTTTGCGCCACTACAAGGTGGAGAAAGATGCCGTCGACAGAGGTGACTTTCGGGACTTGTATCTGGATCAGTtcaagcagctgcttgcgcttggctccCAGAGAGACCGATGGGCCTAGCAGCGTAGTGCAATGCACCGGCACCTTGTCTTCCATCGTGGGTACGGACATGGTGGGACCGAAAAATTGCTGAGTCAGCAGTCCAGTACATTAGTCACGCGCAGGGCCGCGCAGTGGCCCAACGCCGCGACGCCACACGATGACCGATGTCGTGTTTAAGAAGAAATCGCGTGCGGGCGCGCGAAATGTGCGGAAGCGGGATACGGGCGCGCTAGAGGAAGAGGCGTCTGCAGAGAAGCTGTCTTCTGCCGTCGTCACGAAAAAAAAGCGCGTCGACGTaggcgcagaagcgcgccCGTTGGATCGGttcggcgcacgcacggtCCATGCCGCGGCAAGTGCGAGCGGATCGGCGATGAACGACAACCAGAACCAGCGCGATAGCACACGGCATACTGACTGGGACCTGGAGACGGAATTTACACGCGAGCTTGGCGAATCCAAATCGAAGGCAAGCAATGACGACGGCAAGTACCGAGGCATGTCGAGCTACAGCAAGTATACAGAGGAGCGCGATGACGGTTCCTCGGCAAAGTTCAAGGCCAAGGGCccgatccgcgcgccgaCCAATGTGCGCACCATCACTGTCGTGGACTACCAGCCGGACGTGTGCAAAGACTATAAAGAGACGGGGTACTGTGGCTTCGGCGATACGTGCAAGTTTTTGCACGACCGCAGCGACTACCTTGCGGGGTGGCAGATGGATAGCGTCGAAGAAGctgccgatgcacgcgccggcACGTTTGGCCAAGGACTCGACGAGGAGGTCGAGGAAGACGTGCCATTTGCCTGCCTGCTCTGCCGACAGCCGTTCGAGGAGCCCGTCGTGACGCTCTGTGGCCACTATTTCTGTGCAAAATGTGCCATCCAGCGCTACACCAAGACACCAAAGTGCTTtgcatgcggcgcgaaaaCGCACGGCCTGTTCAACGCTGCATCCAAGATCCTGCATCGCATGAACAAGCGCCATATGCATCGTACGCAAGACCGCCGAGAGAAGCGCAGGCAGCACGGCATGGATAGCGAGAGCGAAGAGGAGCAGATCTTGGATGGAGTCGTGGTCGGGGAATGACCAATGTAGAGTAAGAGGGATATACCATTAGCACAGCCATCATCTATCTGCGTTGCGCCGTTTATATTCCGCCGGCGTCTCGAGTTTCCTGCCGAGGCTCCACATGCCAAGACGCATGATTCTGGGTGAGTAGAGGGGCATACGTACTTGGCATACTCTTCCGCACGCTCCAAGCTGCGCAGTCCGGAGCGCGAATGTAGAATGTAGCGCGAGAAGAATCCCGCTTGGCCGTACGCCGCACCAGCATTCCGATACACGGTGGCGAGTCCTTTGCGCACCATCGTCAAGGATACATTGGTGCGCCCAAAAATGTACGGCGGGTGCCATACGTACGGTATTGCAACAAGACGTCTGTACTGGTCAATGTGCGCAACGTCGAGCGTGACCATACGCccgtcgacgaggcgcttcAGCTCCTCTTTGGCCTCCGCCGCAAAcggctgcgcagcgcggccgAAATGCGCGGCTTCCGGCGCGTCTGCACCGGCGATACGAACAGAGATGGTCTGGTCCCGCAGCGCAGAAGGCTTGCTCGGCACACGATGAAACAGGGTCCGCAAAATCGGCAAGCCGGGCGTGTGGTATACACGGAATCCATCGGCGTCGCCCACGCTCGTGACTTTGCCTACAAGCGTCGTGTGTGTTTTGAGCACGGCAGGAGTGAGGTAGCCTGTATTCGGGATACGCCGCAGGTAGCGCCACCAGACATACGTAGCGCCCGTAGCCACCGCAACGCTCGTCAATGCGGCACCGATCGGTGTGGATAGGATGCCACCGATGACAGCCCAcacgccgctcggcgcgtcttCGTTCGGCGCTTGGATGGGGTATGCTGGCTCGTCCTGCaactcgccgcgcgcaagctggcGGAGCCAGTCGTCGCCCGCAGaattgcgcagcttttcaatgcgctgcttaaaaggagcgcgcggcatggacGGCATATCGgccgctttttgcgcttctGGCACGCCCGGCAGCTCAGAGgggcgcgagcggcgcaatgcctTGTCTTCCGTGCCTGCGCGTGGCCCTGGatcggtgcgccgcggccggGCGCGCCGGGGCTTGGGCATCTCAGGGGAAGgctgcttggcgtgcagtgcagtgTGCCGCACCTCGGTGGCCATTTTTGCATCCGCGTggtggcgctgcggcgccattgcgacgcgcttcgCGAGCCGTTCTGCAACGTGG encodes:
- the ADE6 gene encoding phosphoribosylformylglycinamidine synthase (MEROPS:MER0042827; COG:F; EggNog:ENOG503NX0B; BUSCO:EOG092608C4), which encodes MSVPTMEDKVPVHCTTLLGPSVSLGAKRKQLLELIQIQVPKVTSVDGIFLHLVVAQTPAALAELKDPSSATRKKLDTLLDYGDHIELSDTRRIVGEAVQGKPDTTAFVLFVEPRPGNFTPWSSKATNIARICGMGDKVKRLERAVAIDLNLSSPLSDNELEQVKDVLHDRMTQTVAMTPTSERYEALFYAGEPGTLRTVDFAADAADEHSWDTARARLEDANVKFGLALAPDEIEYLVDAFVRGTEKDAPLNRNPTDVELFMFAQVNSEHCRHKIFNADWTLDGKIMPHTLFDMIRNTHKKTPAHTLSAYSDNAAVLEGSRGIRFGANPDALDVGENVCLRNVFVGLQEDLPILAKVETHNHPTAISPYPGAATGSGGEIRDEGAVGRGSKPKAGLAGFMTSNLHIPGALQPWERDVGQPFHIASPLSIMLQAPIGAANFNNEFGRPALTGFWRTFCQRVPTEHGDELRGYHKPIMLAGGLGNVRPKYIHKGQIQPGDALLVLGGPGYLIGLGGGTSSSIAGGGSDRALLDFVSVSRENPEMQRRCQEVIDACCTGDENPIVSIHDVGAGGLSNALPEIVHDAGLGATCEIRDVPLGNSSLSPLAIWCNESQERYVLAVHPHNLEAFRAIAERERCPFGVVGHATKEPVLVVTDRHTNSVPIDLPMSTLFGKVPKIKQASTHVKRNLVPIDCSLQSYVRGDDRARLTDAIDRVLHLPSVASKSFLITIGDRCVTGLVARDQMVGPWQVPVADVAVTRSEPGFEVKSGEAMATGERTPLSLLSGAASARMAVGESLTNLAAACIETLDQVKLSANWMCSAGYEHDGAVLYDAVQAIGLGLCPALNLSIPVGKDSMSMGLSWTQDGERRQVTAPVSPIITAFAPVKDVSNVWTPELRQLPKKSVLLFIDLANGKQRLGGSALAQVYEQLGSEAPDVEDADLLRAFFHSMSTLKELQIGKRDVPGLVHAYHDRSDGGLLATVLEMAFAGRVGVTMDISALHKPGTHPTAALFNEELGAVLQVQESDMRAIQMLLSTFGVPVSALHVIGTVHAHPDDTVRIVSHGATLYENSRAALQQAWAGVSYKMQSLRDNPELSKEEYALIQEQPGGKATLHYDLTFTPGDNVLPLALERPRFSQPRVAILREEGVNGQTEMAYAFARAGFCTIDVHMTDLLSGRVHLDAFVGFAAAGGFSYGDVLGAGRGWANSILFSDKIRAEFEAFFQRPKTFALGVCNGCQMLSVLAREGLCSGAGRHLPKFSPNESGRFEARFTQVEISPSKCIFFQGMQGSTMPIPVAHGDGRTTFDSEAAYQQCERDGLVAMRYTDKHYPLNPNGSTGNIAAITALDGRVLMVMPHPERAIASEALSWAPSEAHKWNGHAPWFRMFENARKFVE
- the CWC24 gene encoding N-terminal methionine N(alpha)-acetyltransferase NatE (EggNog:ENOG503NWD2; COG:O); the encoded protein is MTDVVFKKKSRAGARNVRKRDTGALEEEASAEKLSSAVVTKKKRVDVGAEARPLDRFGARTVHAAASASGSAMNDNQNQRDSTRHTDWDLETEFTRELGESKSKASNDDGKYRGMSSYSKYTEERDDGSSAKFKAKGPIRAPTNVRTITVVDYQPDVCKDYKETGYCGFGDTCKFLHDRSDYLAGWQMDSVEEAADARAGTFGQGLDEEVEEDVPFACLLCRQPFEEPVVTLCGHYFCAKCAIQRYTKTPKCFACGAKTHGLFNAASKILHRMNKRHMHRTQDRREKRRQHGMDSESEEEQILDGVVVGE
- the LCL3 gene encoding micrococcal nuclease (COG:C; BUSCO:EOG092644K0; TransMembrane:1 (o509-539i); EggNog:ENOG503NXHK) is translated as MAEGAMQRWYVELARWAELHEAELCVERERLQRRCVFSIDIPHFAYLLQRCDALGLPVGDLDPDVQLEHALASEVPVSTIQDKLRGMFSLQDSVDTLSILWGTMPLPSDDPDAPFRTLYRILTQVRALELYPSSSIHTHAVSLHACKSLTELTLRGVRPEMVHGWDRLCVQLCALECSGVDIPDITDIFTTLVSRELPHAEALPAAAWHSLRYANLSRNALTFVPESALKHVPGLVHLDISHNLLSAVPPALELLPNLRALNVADNMVDSVHGIYHTLKAIRTLNLAHNRLESVCGVERLATLEQADLRGNQIWDTGEIGRLAQLPHCTHVWIEENPLMYTVQNARVACFALFALEHKEVVLDDAPAGFFERRHVAERLAKRVAMAPQRHHADAKMATEVRHTALHAKQPSPEMPKPRRARPRRTDPGPRAGTEDKALRRSRPSELPGVPEAQKAADMPSMPRAPFKQRIEKLRNSAGDDWLRQLARGELQDEPAYPIQAPNEDAPSGVWAVIGGILSTPIGAALTSVAVATGATYVWWRYLRRIPNTGYLTPAVLKTHTTLVGKVTSVGDADGFRVYHTPGLPILRTLFHRVPSKPSALRDQTISVRIAGADAPEAAHFGRAAQPFAAEAKEELKRLVDGRMVTLDVAHIDQYRRLVAIPYVWHPPYIFGRTNVSLTMVRKGLATVYRNAGAAYGQAGFFSRYILHSRSGLRSLERAEEIMRLGMWSLGRKLETPAEYKRRNADR